From a region of the Coffea arabica cultivar ET-39 chromosome 3e, Coffea Arabica ET-39 HiFi, whole genome shotgun sequence genome:
- the LOC113737882 gene encoding uncharacterized protein, with protein sequence MAALGSGTMATGLPHPNFAAAAAILRRTPLRLVCSVPAPTPRKLTNRKNYLRQKVLKTLTKPYPSSFTVESPQKNPAIPVELKQEQVLIEQFSGDFCPATVLNELEEREMQEFREAEVREPVKLVDDRIGNVSKNSIFKHGLWLVAAFLFQTICAVWVFGSAEFEDKNSALEVDVNGKGKSNVKYLRNTELRLENGGFVYVDEDEIEKKIEEIQVMAREARARERLEREVNGFPAGDSEGEDEFGQSGIEKEVNDRLAKVRRRYKYTRGTVPVGSVDRVKENAVSEKNNLAGRQPMDDVKKDGVSEKKSLGGKEVEESLMFKKKYRFRGLSSKPSDKPKGFTGLVDHGVGKEAITSEGGGGEVLMNGGIGGDVADLLVDVRKQDLWPSDFRAGMSIRLEDGEKKQVLEAPMLQGTAEKKLVKEKDRREAEEKVGFVKSKSDGLAQERNQGKPLTNAEISRKSNILEKTDLSNEHDVLNNTGNLKSRGTENYQSASKIGQDNLESVTDCWWLRLPYVLVILMQRRLDGNGVEQGLYTLSSPYAENDSSHMVAFEDRSDATNFCYLVQSFFEDLEDFTAEIVPLSIKELKERVSSDTLKVIVVKKGQLKLYAGQPLPDVEMALRSLVGQN encoded by the exons ATGGCTGCTCTGGGAAGCGGCACCATGGCCACGGGCctcccccacccaaatttcgCTGCCGCCGCTGCAATTCTAAGGAGGACGCCTCTCAGACTTGTTTGCTCTGTTCCAGCTCCGACCCCAAGAAAGCTCACCAACAGAAAAAACTACCTCCGCCAAAAAGTccttaaaaccctaactaaaccCTACCCCAGTTCTTTTACTGTTGAATCGCCCCAAAAAAACCCAGCTATCCCAGTCGAATTGAAACAGGAACAAGTTCTAATCGAGCAATTTTCCGGCGATTTTTGCCCTGCCACTGTTTTAAATGAGCTGGAAGAGCGGGAAATGCAAGAATTTCGAGAAGCCGAAGTTCGAGAACCTGTTAAGCTGGTGGACGATAGAATTGGTAATGTTtctaaaaattcaatttttaaacATGGTTTGTGGTTAGTGGCGGCTTTTTTGTTTCAGACCATTTGTGCTGTTTGGGTATTTGGGTCAGCTGAATTTGAGGATAAAAATTCAGCCTTGGAGGTTGATGTGAATGGAAAAGGTAAATCAAACGTGAAATATCTAAGGAACACTGAATTGAGATTGGAAAATGGTGGGTTTGTTTATGTGGATGAAGATGAAATAGAGAAGAAAATTGAGGAAATACAAGTGATGGCGCGGGAGGCGAGGGCGAGGGAAAGATTGGAAAGAGAAGTTAATGGTTTTCCTGCTGGAGATAGTGAGGGAGAGGATGAGTTTGGCCAGAGTGGTATTGAGAAAGAGGTTAATGATCGACTGGCCAAAGTGAGGAGGAGGTATAAATATACTCGTGGAACAGTGCCTGTGGGATCAGTTGATCGTGTGAAGGAAAATGCGGTCAGTGAGAAGAATAATTTGGCAGGGCGACAGCCAATGGATGATGTGAAGAAAGATGGTGTGAGTGAGAAGAAAAGTTTGGGTGGGAAAGAAGTTGAAGAATCATTGATGTTTAAGAAGAAGTATAGATTTAGAGGTTTATCTAGCAAGCCGAGTGATAAACCCAAGGGTTTTACTGGTTTAGTCGATCATGGTGTTGGTAAAGAGGCAATTACTAGTGAAGGTGGTGGGGGTGAGGTGTTGATGAATGGTGGCATAGGTGGTGATGTTGCAGATTTGTTGGTTGATGTGCGCAAGCAGGACCTCTGGCCCAGTGATTTTAGAGCTGGCATGTCCATTCGTTTGGAGGATGGTGAGAAGAAACAAGTGCTGGAAGCACCTATGCTTCAAGGAACTGCTGAAAAGAAGTTAGTGAAAGAAAAAGACAGAAGAGAAGCAGAAGAGAAAGTAGGCTTTGTTAAGTCCAAATCAGACG GTCTTGCACAGGAGAGAAACCAGGGAAAGCCTCTGACAAATGCTGAGATCTCAAGAAAATCAAATATTTTGGAGAAGACTGATTTATCCAATGAACATGATGTGTTGAACAATACCGGCAATTTGAAGAGCAGAGGAACTGAGAACTACCAATCAGCCTCTAAAATTGGACAGGATAACTTAGAAAGTGTGACTGATTGTTGGTGGTTGAGGCTTCCTTATGTTCTT GTTATCCTCATGCAAAGAAGACTTGATGGTAATGGTGTAGAACAAGGCCTATATACTTTGAGCAGTCCTTATGCAGAGAACGATTCATCTCACATGGTTGCTTTTGAAGATCGTAGTGATGCAACCAACTTCTGTTATCTGGTGCAATCCTTCTTTGAAGATCTTGAAGATTTTACTGCTGAAATTGTTCCCTTATCAATCAAA GAACTCAAAGAACGAGTCAGTTCTGATACTTTGAAAGTAATTGTTGTGAAGAAGGGGCAGCTGAAGCTTTATGCTGGGCAACCGCTGCCAGATGTGGAGATGGCCTTGAGGTCTCTGGTTGGACAAAATTGA